The window CTTATCCTGCTTCCGGCAACCACCCCTCCACACGATCTGGCCGAGGCCGGGCCACACCTTATATAGCGCCCCACGATGCCAGAACTTCCCGAAGTCGAAACCACCGTGCGCGGCCTTGCACGCTTCCTCGATGGCGAGCGGATCGCCCGTGTCACGCTGAACCGCGCGGACCTGCGCCGCCCCTTCCCTGCCGATCTCGTCCAGACGCTCACCGGCGCGCGGGTGACGGGCATGGGCAGGCGCGCCAAGTACGGCCTGATCGAGACCGACCGCGAGCGCACCATGGTGTTCCACCTCGGCATGTCCGGGCGCTGGCGGATCGAGCCCGAGAAGCCCGACAAGCACGATCACCTCGTGCTGGAGACAGGCTCGGGCCATATCCTCGCCCTGAACGACGCGCGGCGATTCGGCTCGGTCGATCTGGTCGAGACCGCCGCGCTCGATAGCTGGGGGCCGTTCGCCGCGCTCGGCCCGGAACCGCTGGGCGATGGCCTGACCGCGCTCCACCTCCACACCGCGTTCGCCGGACGGCTCGCCCCGGTCAAGCAGATGCTGCTCGATCAGACCGTCGTGGCAGGGCTCGGCAATATCTATGTCTGCGAGGCGCTGTTCCGCTCCGGCATCCGCCCGGACAAGGCGGCAGGCAAGGTCAGCCGTGCGGCGCTGGAGCGACTCGTGCCCGCGATTCGCGCCGTCCTGTCCGAAT of the Novosphingobium sp. 9 genome contains:
- the mutM gene encoding bifunctional DNA-formamidopyrimidine glycosylase/DNA-(apurinic or apyrimidinic site) lyase; the encoded protein is MPELPEVETTVRGLARFLDGERIARVTLNRADLRRPFPADLVQTLTGARVTGMGRRAKYGLIETDRERTMVFHLGMSGRWRIEPEKPDKHDHLVLETGSGHILALNDARRFGSVDLVETAALDSWGPFAALGPEPLGDGLTALHLHTAFAGRLAPVKQMLLDQTVVAGLGNIYVCEALFRSGIRPDKAAGKVSRAALERLVPAIRAVLSESIAAGGSTIKDYAQPSGELGYFAASWQVYGREGLACGCGAPILRFVQGGRSTFWCRKCQK